The region GGTGGTGGGAGAGGATAGTTATATATATGAGTTACAACCTCGAGACCAGTTACAGAAATGAGGACTGTAATTGTCGtacttatttccttcttttgctaTAAGTGTTAcggaaccaaacttgggtctgctcatccatgcgcagtaaagccaatctattgACACCGGGTCGTAGTGAagaaaagtgcagcatttattgcaggtgcCAAGCAAGGGTCCAGGCAGCCAGTGCTTAAAAGGCCCGAACTCCCCAAAGGCTTTcatggaaaggtttttaaagacagggtgagggaggcgggttgtggggtgtgtgatcagctggtggacattcttctgattgattggttggtggtggtgaggtaatcaggagtcaacgttatcaaccttctggttccaaccggtctggggtctacgtgctggtggtcagcatgtagttaacttcttccacctggtgggggtttcagtatctgcaaaacagctcaaggatGTGGCTCAGAATATGATCTATAGCCCTGGAGGAGGAACTAAacgtccttgactttgtttaatggctaaactattattagttTGTCTTGCTGGACTGTTTCCTTTCTGCAttattctcatttctctgattaaatttattctttgactgaagtttttctacagacaaaaggcaagcAGAGGACACGGAGGGGGTCTGTTCTGGGAAgcccccatagggtcctgctcggttacgtgtgtgtgtatctttgtttctttcctctcttctccccttgCCATGTCACATAAGATATACTAACTTTGCATCACAGCATTTAGTCCTGGGAATTTACGCCCTAGTGTTTAAGCTGCAGGACGTCAGCTCTGGGGAGAGGGGGGGACTTCACCTCCTCTTCTGAGGAGGGAGTTTGTGCGTTTTTGGTTGTAGGCAGGACAGTTTGAGGCAGAATTATGACCTCTGTGTTGTCCTTGTTTGGGGATCAGGTATGGTTTAAGGAGGTGGGTACAGGTGCTGAGGTGGCAAGGGGTGGGTGTGTGTTGGTCAGTTGTATGTATCAGCTGGACCAGGCCACGGGTGTTcacattaaattttatttctgggtgtgtcggGGGCGGGTGTTTCCGGATGAGGTTAGCATTAGAATTGGTGGACCCAGTAAAATAGAGGCTCTTCCCAGGGTAGGTGGGCATCACCCAGTTCACTGAgggcttgaatagaacaaaagatgcaggagggaggaatctgccttttctcttcctgcccacctgcttgagctgggacagcCCACCTCATCATTTCCGGCCCCTGGATTGGGATTTACACCACCAGCTCCCCAGGTTCTCAGGCCTCCAGGCTTGGACTGGATTCCACCAGCAAATAGGCTTTCTGGGTCTGTAGCTTGCAGGCAGTAGACGTGGGGCTTCCCAGCCTTCACGATCATGTGAGCTggttcctcataataaatctctttctatgtattctgtttgtctgtctctctggagaaccctatcAGCAGTGGGTCTGAAGCTTGATGTCTGGAAACACTTCATTTCCCATGGCTCCTGCCTCTCCACAGCTGGATTCCAGAAGGCTCCGGGCTCCCAAGTGACCTGGGCACACAGGTGGGACTCCCGCGCGAGGGCTGCAGCACGACCTGTGGGCTTGGAGAAGGTGCCGGCCCGGCCCAGCTGGGCTCTCCACCTGCCACCTGTGACCCGACCCAGAGAACGCAATTAGGAAGCCAGTGAGGAAGGCCCTGGAGGGCACGGAGAGCGAGGTGGGCAGAGGCCCTGGGCTACAGGCAGAGAGAGTGAAGAGCCCAGGCCAAGCCAGCCGGCAGCTGGCGCCCCTCACCTGGGCATGGAGCTCGCCCGGCCTCTGCCTGGTCCAGTCCGCCACGGGGGAGGCCCCAGAGGGTCCAGACAACTCCCATCGCTCCAAGAAGGGGACCCAGAGCCTCTCTGAGGAGCACGTTCTGGACCTTGTGTGTCCCCAGGGCACCCCACGCTTCCGGGGCCTGCACCCCAGTCCCACGGAGCCCGAGGTGATTTCAGAGCTGACAAGTGCTCAGCCTTGGTCACCCCTGGAGCAGGGGCTGGCATACCCCTATTGGGCAGCAGGACCCTGGGCTACGGGACCCCTCAGGGtcggtggcagagctgggcctggaCGCTGCGGGCTCCTCCGTCCCTCGGCCACCTCCCGACCCCCGAATGGCTGGCTCCAGTGCCGCCGCCTCCTGAACTTCTGTGCTGGATGTGAGGTCCCCTTGGCGAAGCAGCGTCATGCACGGCTCAGCACGGGCGGTGTCCTGTGGACATAGAGAAGGGCACATTTCTGCCTGTGCAGAGCCCTCCGATGGACGCCCGGGTGTGATGAGTGACACGCCGTGTGGAGCACAGGGCAGAGGGGTCAGGGCAGGCTTCCAGCTGATGTGGCGTCAAAGCTGAGCAGGAGGCCAGCGGGgcagcagagggcagagggcccAGGGCTTAATCCCCAGGGCCAAGGCATGAGCCAACTCGCCTCCGTAACGTCCCTCCTGCTTCGAGGCAGTGGACGGGCGGGAGGAAGCAAAGCCAGAGCCCAGGAGATGGGGTAGGAGGAGAGGCAGCACCCAAGGCTGTCCAGGGCCTGGAGGCCCAGCGCAAGTCCAGGCAGGGCCCTGTTTGCAGGACTccgggatttttcctggcacccTTGGCACgggcagggaaggaaggacaAGCATCTGGCTGGGGTTTGCCAAATAACCCTCAGGGAAGGAGGGGGTGAGCTCTGACCAGAGAGGATGCAGAGGTGAACCAGGCCTTCCGCTCTGAAAGGGATAAAGATCGGGccacctgggctcagtcagggaCCCGATTCCTACCTGATTGCTCCACTGGCCAGAGGTGTGACTGTGGACACATTCCATGTCCTTTCTGAGTCAGCTTCCTCCTAAGACAAACAGGGCCCCTTGCTCCTGGCAAGTGCTGGCCTCCAGGTAACTTCCTAAAGCAGGAAAGTCAAGCCGACTTGCCAGGAGAATCCGGCAGGGTAACGGGAGCCGGTGGGCGCCATGAGGTGGGCAGTAAATCCTCGCCCGTGTGCCCTGCGGACTTCTTGGGAGGGGCCCTGGGTCCCCCCGCCTGCTCCCAGAACAGTAAGTCGGCTCCAGGAAGCTGGGCCCGCCCGCCCCCACCTCCATTCCCAGAGGTCCTGGCCCAGGAGAGTCTGGTCACTTTTCGGGAAAAACCTGCTGGGTATGGCCTCCTGAGGGCACAGCCAACTTGACTGGCCTTCCCAGGCCGCAGAGCAGGACAACACTCTCCCAGTAACGGCGCATTCTGCACACTTCCAAAGTCCCTGCCCCCTCAGACCCCAAAATGTACCCCCATCGGTCAGGGAGGAAGTCTCTTGacgcctcccctcccctgggagACTCTGGAAAGGCTGCGGCCCCAGCGACCTTCCCCCACTGGCCAATCTCAGTGCGGGGGTAGGTGGATGGTGCTGGAGGCATGGCAGTGAGGAAGAAGGGCCACGAAGGCGGGTACACATCGACGGGTGAGCGGCCGGAGGGAACTGGACCAGGAAGGGAGGAAGCTTTGGGGGGAACGTGGAAAGCGGAGGAagctgcgggggcggggggaaggcgAGGGGCGAGAGGCAGGCCGACAGCCCCGCGGGTCTGAAGCGGTCTGTGCAAACCTCCAGGCGCTCCGCTTCAAGGCTCCCCAAGGCCCGGGGCGCACGGCAACCACCCGCAGAGAGTGGGCGTGGGGGAATGTTGGGGAAAAGCGCCCCAAGAACCTGAACCCCCTACCCAAGCGCGCCAGGTCTTCACCACCTCTcaagccccgccccgcccggagGGCCGCGTTCCCCTCTCGCAGGCCCGGTGGAGTCATAAACAGGTGGGCGCCCGGCCAGGAACAGGCGCGCGTGGGAGTGCGCGCCCACCCTGGTCGCCGGGAGGGGCCGGGCGGGGCCGCGCAGGCGCCGAGCTTTGTTAGAGACGCTCCCGGGAGCCACGCGCCCGGCATACAGGCTTCCTCCCAGGGGCCGGGCGTGGGGCGGTGCCCGCCGCGATTGGCCAAACGGGCGGCCCGCCACTGGCTGAaaccccggcccccgcccctcgGCCgcagggggcggggcgcgggTGCAGGTTGGTCGGCGCGTGCTGCCCCCCGGGGTCTCACGCGCCCCAGGGATGGGTGCTCTGTGGCCTTAGACCTGCCCTACCCCCAAAGGCGAGCGCGGCAGGGGTCGCACCAGGGACCTGCGGACAGCAGCTTGGGGGTCGGTGCGCACACGGGACCTGCGTACTGCATCCTGGGGGGGCGCACTGGACACCTGCTGGAAGCCGGGACCTCCTGGGGACCTGCGGACTGTGCCCGGGGGACGGGGTGCGGTCGCGCTCACGGCTTGGTCTTTGCAGGCTGTGTGCGCCAGGGGTTGGACGAAGCGTGGCGGGAGGGCGAGGCAAGGGAAGGAGGGCGTGAGaaaggaggcggcggcggcgcggaggAGGGTTATCTATACATTTAAAAACGAGCCGCCTGCGCCGCGCGGGGAAGACCTGGGGAGCGTCCGACAGCACGCGCGAGTCACGAGCGCCCCACGCTCCCCGGTGCGCACTGCCCGCCACCTCTCGGCCTCCCGCGCCTCGTTGTCTCCGGACCCCAGACGACCTGGCACCACGTACCCTGTGTAGTCGTTTGGCAGCACGGTGCCAGATCGTCGTTGAGACTTGACCGTCGTTCCTCCGCCCTCGGTTCCTCGCCCCATACCTTCCTGCGGCGCGCAGGGACTCGGAGGAGGCGCGGGGCGAGTGGATGCGGGCGCGATGGACAGCGGCGCGCTGCCCCGGCCCGCGCCCCCTGCGCCTGGTGTCTCGGGCTGCTGCGCCGCTCGGCGGCGACCGGAGTCCCCAGAGCTGCTGCGCTGCAGCCGGCGGCGGCGGCCAGGCGCGGTGGAGACCGGGAGTGGAGCGGCGGCCGTGGCGCGGCGCAACGAGCGGGAGCGCAACCGAGTGAAGCTGGTGAATTTAGGATTCCAGGCGCTGCGGCAGCACGTGCCTCAGGGCGGCGCCAGCAAGAAGCTGAGCAAGGTGGAGACGCTGCGCTCGGCGGTGGAGTACATTCGCGCGCTGCAGCGCCTGCTGGCCGAGCACGATGCCGTGCGCGCCGCGCTGGCCCGGGGGCTGCTGGCGCCAGCCGCGCGCCACCCACTGCCCCGCGGGCCACCCggggccgccgccgcctcgcCCCCCTGCGCCTTGTCGTCCCCGGGCCGCGAGCACAGCTCGGAGCCCGGGTCCCCGCGCTCCGCCTACTCGTCGGACGACAGCGCCTGTGAGGGCGCGCTGAGCCCCGCGGAGCGCGAGCTTCTCGATTTCTCCAGCTGGTTAGGGGGCTACTGAGCTCTCGTCCCAGCAAGGTGAGCGCCgagagggggaagagggagggtcGGAGGCAGGGCTGCCGGGCGCGGTGGAGCAAACGGCCTCGCAGCTCGCGCCCCCGAGAGCCCGCGGAGCCCAGCGTCAGGCCCGGGCGATGGCCTGGATTTAGCTCACTCTTCATTTCCCCCAAACTTTTTCAAGCCTGTGCAAGACCAGCGTTTGTTTGTCCGGGATTGCAAAACTTCCTCTCGCTGCTCCGCCGCCGAAGTGGAAGCGGGGAGACGGAGGGGGGCGGCCCTCGGGCGGGTGAGGCCCCGAGGGCTTGCGGATCCGGGGCAGATTCGGGCGCTTGGAGGCGGAGTGACTTTGCATTGCAAATTGCGCGCCGGGCCGGGTGGCAGAAATGAGTCGGCGGGGTGCGGATCCCTGACTCACTGCGGATCCGAGCGCTCGCCCCGGCCCGCCCCGCGCCCTGGCTCGGGCCGTACTCTGAAGCCGAGGCACCCACGGACCCGAGCTCCAAAATCCACCGAGCAAACGAAACTGCCGGCTCCGCTTgtgggaggtgggggcagggccgGGCTGGGCGGGGTCTCCCGGGCCGGATCCCGCACTGACGCGCGTGCCTATTCCCTCTTCCCTCCTAGCGGCCGCCGGCGGGCTCACCACTTGGGAGCCAGCGCGTTGGAACGGCTCACGTTTCCGTCCCCGCCATTCCCGCGGGCCAAGCCACCACCGAGCCGGGGATACCGCCAACTTTCCCCGGCCGTCCAGCCTGACCGAGGGCTAGTGTGGAAGCGGCCCAGCCTGACATCATCCGGGCGGCAGCTTCCTCGGACCCCAGCCACTCTGTCCCCAGAGACCTTCCACTGGAACGGGTCTGCGGCACCAACACTTGGAGGTTTGAAGGGGAGAGGATTTTATGCCGACACAGATAATCTATTTTTTACGCATGAACTTGAACTGCCCAGGGACACTGACAGTATGAACACTTATTTTTGTGCAAAGAATCCTTAGATTTGGAACACAATAAAGATTGTCTACTCCCGCCcactccctcttcctggaatttTTGAACCTGGCCGAGATCTGGACATGCTGCAGCCCTTGAGGGGCAGGGTCCCTGGTGGGTGTCCCCTTGCAGCGCTGCCAGCTGGGGAGAGACCTGTGTCAGAAAACCTGTTTTAGGGAGGGTGGATCTTATAAATAAATCGGTGCTGTGTATCCGTGCTGTTGGGGGTGCCCGCTCCATACCCCGAGTCCCCCCATTTCCCAGGTGAGGGCCCGGTATGGGTGGGAGGTTGGCGGCTTAGATCCTGTACCCAGCAGGCCCCACCTCTGTGGTCGCATCTCCTTGGACTCCGCTCCCTCCTCTGTAGGGTGGGCGGGCAGAGAGAAGTGAGGTCTGGGAGTCCAACCTGGTGGCCACTGTGCCAAAGCAATTCACAGGTGCCCTGTGGAGCTGGGAGCTCCTGGCAGGTGGCAGCAGGCTGGCGGGTGGTCCAGGCAGGGCTGCTTCACTGTTGGGAAGCTGAGGTCCGCACGCTGCTGACTGGCTCGGGGATCTAGGGCAAGTGCCCAGTGTAGCGCTGGGCCTGAGGGGGTCTGACCCGGGCCATCCTCTGTCTCAGGGTCCAGGCTGCTGGGTTCAGATCTCCGCTGCCTACCACCAGCTGGGTGACCCCGGGCAAGTTGCTCAACCTGCAAATGCGGGTGACCTACAGTTGCGGGAGGACTTAAGGAGAGGTGTCCGGCAGTGTCCAGCATCCCGTACTCGGCCCTCAGCTGCTGCGACTGTGGCTTCCAGGCCACTTGTGCCCTGCGGGCTGCAGAGGCCTAGGCCTCTCTGCCTGCCTGTTTGTGGGCGGGGGCTGTGAGGGCCTCCCTTGAGGGGAACAAGGAGGGCCCCGCAGGCTCCCTGAGCCCAGAGGGCCCGCAGGTGATTACTCAGCTCTACCTTTGACCAGGGCCTCGGCAGCATTGAAGTCTCGCTGTGCCCAAAGCTCTCTTTTATTGCCGGGATGGGTGTGAGGCTGACAGGGATCCCCTGTGCTGCTTTAGGATGCTGAAAGCACCCCTTCCTCCGGCAGGGAGTGGTTGGGTCAAAGCCGTTGGAACCCTGGGAGGTGGGGCGCCGGGTGCTGGCAGAGCAGATGTCTCCTGGGTAACCATGGTGACAGGGTTGGTGGGTCTGATGAGGCTCAGGCTTGGCGGGGGTCAGCAGAGCAGCTGTGGCTGGGGGCTGCAGGGCCGAGTGACCCAGCCGCATGCAAGGGACAGAAGGAGGCATGTGACATGGCCACCCGGCAAGCGCCACCCCTCAGCCTTCTCCCAGGGATCCACTCCACAGTCAGTGACCTCGCTGAGCCACTGGCTCTGGGCTCTCCTGGGACTCCTTACCTTGACCCCAGGGAAAGGTCTGCAGCCCCCAGGACACAGAGTGGTACCAGGTGGGCAGGGTGGGACCACACCTGGGTGTGGGGGAGGAAAGCATGGGAGGAGCGGGCGGAGGGGAGCTGGGGCCGGCAATGAAGCTCTGCGAAGGATAAGAGCTGCCATTTTTGTGTTCCtgttttttattatggaaaattccaAACACATGCAGAAGTTCCAGAACTTTTATTGGACATCTTCTCTGTACCAGGCACCGAGGATGCACCGGTGCCCTCATGGAGCCTACGTTCTAGCAGGGCATACAGGCCCTAACCCACAGCGGCATCGTTGAGTCAGATATGTGGTCCTGTCGACGGTGGACGTGCCGGACCCTGGAGAAGCCTCTGAGAAGCCCCCATCACCAGCACCAAAAACTATTAACACCAGGCCTCTCCCACCCATCCACcccaccactcccacccccacgtGGTTCTGAAGCAGAGCCCAGGCATCATGTGGTTTCACCTGTAAATTCTCCATGTGTGCCTCCAAGGGAAAACCCAATACCACGGTCCCCCCCAAAATGAACAACAACTCTTTCATTGCATTGAACACCCAGCGGTGGCACAGCCCTCTGATTGCCTCCGTTTTTCACAGTTGGTTTTACAGAATGAGAATCTGGTGCAGATCCGCACTGGAATCAAAGACTCTTGTGAGCGTACCTTCCCCAGTCCCCTTACTGAGAAAACGAGGTCATCTGTGTTCTGGGTGTTGCTGACGGCACCACCCTAGGTGTTAATATTATTGAGTGTCTGTCCCTGTATTTTCTGTAATTGGAAGGGGGTGGGTCGGAAGCAGATGCGTGATCAGATTCTGGTTTGGTTTTTGGTTCCTGCGCTTCAGAGGTGGTGCCGTGTCCCTGACACTGCATCCCATGAGGATGCACGTATGGTGACCGGATCAGAGTGTCTGAGCGGGTTCATTTTTGAGAGAAGATAGGGCTGTGTCTGATCAGGCAGGATGACAGGTGTGTCACCTGGGCACACTGGCCTGCCTGCTCACTCTAGTTAGAAAGTgccccccctccaccaccaccaccagctgtCATTTACTGGGTGCCATtcgctgtgccattttacataatTGGAAAGGGCAGCTCTGAAAGATTAGGTGCCTTAGGTCACAG is a window of Eschrichtius robustus isolate mEscRob2 chromosome 11, mEscRob2.pri, whole genome shotgun sequence DNA encoding:
- the ASCL2 gene encoding achaete-scute homolog 2, which codes for MDSGALPRPAPPAPGVSGCCAARRRPESPELLRCSRRRRPGAVETGSGAAAVARRNERERNRVKLVNLGFQALRQHVPQGGASKKLSKVETLRSAVEYIRALQRLLAEHDAVRAALARGLLAPAARHPLPRGPPGAAAASPPCALSSPGREHSSEPGSPRSAYSSDDSACEGALSPAERELLDFSSWLGGY